From ANME-2 cluster archaeon, one genomic window encodes:
- a CDS encoding nitroreductase family protein, whose translation MDVQKAIQLRRSIRAYDPREVEEDKLMRVLESGRLSPSAGNRQERRFIVIKNANTRKLLGEAAGNQRFVAEAPVVIAACSVEKEYVMSCGQLAYPIDTAIAVDHMTLQAVEEGLGTCWIGAFNEKKVKEILQIPDDVRVVSLLPLGYPSTVPQSKPRKRLDEIVMWETWRS comes from the coding sequence ATGGATGTGCAAAAAGCGATACAATTAAGACGGAGCATACGGGCGTATGACCCTCGTGAGGTGGAGGAGGATAAACTGATGAGAGTACTTGAATCTGGCAGACTTTCTCCTTCTGCTGGAAACCGCCAGGAACGCAGATTTATTGTCATAAAAAATGCAAATACGCGAAAATTGCTTGGTGAAGCTGCAGGTAACCAGAGATTTGTAGCTGAAGCACCTGTGGTGATCGCAGCGTGCTCTGTTGAAAAAGAATATGTCATGTCATGCGGCCAGCTGGCGTATCCCATTGACACGGCGATTGCTGTGGATCATATGACCCTCCAGGCTGTTGAGGAAGGACTTGGCACGTGCTGGATCGGGGCATTCAATGAAAAAAAAGTCAAAGAAATATTACAGATACCTGATGATGTGCGAGTGGTTTCCCTCCTTCCTCTTGGATATCCATCGACTGTGCCGCAATCGAAACCACGAAAAAGGCTTGATGAGATCGTAATGTGGGAAACATGGAGAAGCTAG
- a CDS encoding helix-turn-helix transcriptional regulator, translating into MQKERNQLCLCPLEGIIDTISKKWALLIVNDIGNHDKLRFNQLMENLNGISPKALSDTLKKLENERLVTRESFAEIPPRVEYSLTNDGIDLRKAIVPLLKWASQRSDVGDIDREKCPSNFKGMAAHRVKGDGIISVDLVAGRTCQSQKQDKYGQH; encoded by the coding sequence ATGCAAAAAGAGAGAAACCAACTTTGTCTGTGCCCACTGGAAGGTATTATAGATACTATTAGCAAGAAATGGGCTCTCCTTATTGTCAATGATATCGGAAATCATGATAAACTCAGGTTCAACCAGCTTATGGAGAACCTGAACGGGATAAGTCCCAAAGCGCTTTCTGATACTTTGAAAAAGCTGGAAAACGAGCGGCTGGTAACAAGGGAATCGTTTGCTGAGATCCCGCCCCGGGTTGAATATTCTTTGACAAATGACGGCATCGACCTCAGGAAAGCAATAGTGCCCCTGCTCAAATGGGCTTCACAAAGAAGCGATGTGGGCGATATTGACCGGGAAAAATGTCCATCGAACTTTAAAGGGATGGCGGCACATCGGGTAAAAGGTGATGGGATTATTAGTGTTGATTTAGTGGCAGGAAGGACTTGTCAGTCACAAAAGCAAGATAAGTACGGACAACATTGA